TGATTCTTGCCCAGGATTTCTCATGCTTGGTGTCCTCAAAGTACTTGAAAGAGATTAGAATTCAGTAGAGAAGCTTGCGACCGATCTCATGTTGACTGTTGATCAATTGCTTAAGTTCAAGTCGGTTAAAGAAATATCCAAAGCAGTTGAGGTTTTTCTATGCACTAAGGGACTTCGAGAGGAAGAGAATTGCAGTCTTAGATGGATTCTAAGTCATTTCTCGTGCGAGaaatagatgaacaaattgCACAGCTTTAATTTAGGAAAGCTGAACTTGCTCATGACCTCAAGTCGACGAAGTTGTTGAGCAGAAAATCATGGCAAACTTTATATCAGCTGTTGTGCGAGAGATCCAAACCACCAATGCTGAAATCTCACATGggagatgaagaagataaaacatatatttatatattagaaCTTTGTTTAAAGTGCTTTTATTTCAATGTTCAAGATTACCCCGAAGGCATTTGTTGAGGGTCATTCTTCACGCTTTGgaataacatgtcaaaatttaaatacgttcttttttaattttcaagacTTGCAAATGTGCTTATTAACTTAATTTTGTAGTCTAAGCTAATGACTCGTGCGACACTTGTTAAcaagattttctttatttcttgctCAAATTAAGTGACAAAACTGTCatctaaataaatttttttaccttaCAAAAAATAGTAGCATACTTTCTACACATCAATTTACAAATCCATTTAATTTGACATTATACAAAGAATTATATATAGGGATAAGTGAGGAGCTTTAGTTTGTTGGACTACCACTTTTGtattttatctcaaaattacaatttacttttaaataaatatgctatagatatatttatatagatgcttgcaaaaaattcatcaaatgcatACAAATCTCACACTTTGTTAAATGTTCAATTCTACGCAAGGCATCCAGTCTATCAAGTACTCAAAAGGTTTAAGTTTGATGAGCTTATCATTACAACTCCAACATctatacaaaaattgaaaagtcttTCTACATAAAGGAACATATATTCAAGCATATTATTGTGAAAAATGGTCAAAACCTATAAACTGATGGAAGATAGTTGACTCATTTAGCATTAAAGGAATCACTATCAATATTGTTCAAATCATTCagttgagaaattaaaaatcaaactcAGAAGTCGTGTTTCGAATAGATATAATCAAGAGCTAATGGTCGCCCTTGAGCCTGTCAAGGCACCCTCGAGCCAAGCGGGCACAAGGGCACCATTGGACAAGCTTGGACAATGCCATTCAACAAGAGATTCCGGCCTGGCCTGATccgacctgacccgacccgaaacatcAAACATCACTAATTCAAGGTGGGCCAAGATCTTGACAACTCATCAAAACCCTGtccttttcttgaaaatatgtcgTTTAAGGTACCAAAAAAGTACTGAAACACCAATAAAAGATCAGGAAAGAACGAGGAAGAACAAAAGCGCGAGCGTCTTTCTGATTCAGTCTCTCCCAACCACTTCCTCACCGGACCAGAAACCGACAAACCATGGCGGCGAAGGGAGCGTGTCTCAACCACGTCTCGCGCGAGTCCTCCGACATCCGGCGCTTGGCCGAGTTCTACAAGGAGGTCTCTCCCCCCGCCGATCGGGTCTttctccatttctttgttgGGTCCTGAATTGGCTTTCTTCACTGGGTTGCAGATTCTTGGGTTCGAGGAGGTGGAGACCCCCGACTTCGGGTTCAAGGTGATATGGCTGAGCTTGCCCTCCACGGGCTTTTTCCTCCACCTCATCGAGCGCTTGCCGGAGGCCAGGCTCCCCGAGGGCCCCTATAGCGCTAGCTCGCCGACCGTCGACCCCAAGTACCTCCCCCGGGGCCACCACGTCTGCTTCAGCATCTCCAATTTCGATTCTTTCGTGCAGACCCTCAAGGTGAATTCTTTTCTCACTCGGTCGACAGGATGTTGCATTTGATATCTTGGGTGCGTTCGAATTCTTGAAATTGGAGCGATATGGTGGTCGTTTAGGAGGTCTGGTCATTGTAGTAGCCCCGATAGGCAGATGGGCAGTGTTTCGATATGAATTAGATTCATATGTCCGATGAATGAAGTGCTTGTGGATGCGATTTTGGAGGGCATCTTGATCATGATCTTTGCCTCGTGTAAGCCTTGCTGTTTGCGCTTGGACTTCTTCTGGGATGGTTGTTGTGCTGCTCGATTTGTTTTCAAGTCAATTTGGCTGCTGCTAAAATAGTAGGGGAAGTTTGAATTTTAGATAGTTCGGCACGAACATTTTGGCATAATGTTTGGTGATGTTTTATGTTCGAGTTCAGTATGTTCTTTTACATGCTCTTTTCGTCGAAATTCATTTAGGGAGCCATGGTTGTGCAGGAAAAAGGGATCGAAACTTTTCAGAGGGCTCTGCCGAATGGCAAGGTTAAGCagatcttcttcttcgatcCGGATGGTAAGCTCTTCTAGCTGCATTGTCCCTCAGTGCCACTGAATTGACATCTTGGCTTCCTCTGCGAAACTATCTTCTAATAAACAATAGAATCCGTGAGTTGTGCATTCCTGTTCGGGAAATAATTTCAAATGTATCTTTCCGTGTGCAGGTAACGGTGTGGAGGTTGCGAGCAGGGAGGATCCTTGATTGGTGGTAGCTGTTTGTCGAATGCAGAGGAGGTCGGGATGCGGTGGTTAGTATGTAAGAAATTATTATGAGACTTGTGAAATAGAATAAGTAGTACCTATGACCGATCATCCTATGAACACAATTCTATCTTTCGTGATCCCGATTTGCAACACAATCTGAACTTGATATTTGTATTGCTCTATGATCACTTGTGGTTGTGCATCATGCTATTTCAGTGCAACCAAAACCAAATCCATTCGATACAAATGAACAAGTATGATCCCCTTGTGGTGTACATATCATGCTGCCAAAACATCGAGTTGGCTATAGCAGGCTTTGAGAATTGCTAGTCCTTACATACTTAAACTCTGTTTGGAAAGTTATGAGAATGGGTGAGAGGCTTGTGGGATTCGACGGGGTAGGGATGGCTATATTTCCAGGAAGTGTTTGGCCTGCCTGGAAAGAAAGGGGCTAAACTCCAGTTCTTCCACTTTCATTCATCAATTCGTCGATATACAAGTTTGTTTATGTCACAAGAAGTTAGGAATACAACGAAAGATCCCATTTTGAAATCTAAGATCCAGTAGTTATTGAAATTTACTATATTATGTTAACTGTTCGTATTTCGTTCATTCTATCGGTATTCTCCCAGGTACCTGTAATTGTGATCCGTTTGCCAGAACCAAGGGGTCTTTCTGTGGAAACCTTCATGAACAATGGtcgtttttttttatggtttttccGCTTCTCGCAGCTGCTCTTTCGACACCTCCGGATATCTGGTGCCAAATCGTCGCTCATTTCCTTATTTCTTTGATAATAGAGGTGGCTATCTTTGTGGCATCGATTTTACAATTCAGAATTTGTTTGGTTGAGAAAACAAACATAATTTCTTCATCACATATGATTCGATAAGATATATAAAGGGTGGGCGAGAGAATTTGAGGAGAAGATTATTAAATATCCCCTCCCTCGCCCTTTCACAACAGAGTACCTCTCGTTCTCCATTTGAGTTTTCGTCACctccttcacaaaaaaaaaaatatcttaaaaatgataatttatatttttaagaaaatattttttaaattattaattttttatgaagtaAATGCATCCTTAATGTTAGCAACACATGTACCTCAGCATCGGCTTTTTGAAATGAGATGAattgaatttcttattttcttatggGATGAACTTGGACGAACTATGATGTGGTCGCAAATAGCCAAACTCCTAACGATAGCAAAAGATCAGTTGATTTCAGGTTTCCAATTTGATCCGATATTCTTGTGcgttttttcccttctttgcCGCCATCTAATTTCACTTTTAGACTAAAGAAGTTTCGCTTGAAGATGCGTCTCATAATGGACAGATCTCCAGTGTCCCCTTGCAAAATGGTGCAACTTGATGCGTGAATTCATCTTTTGCATTCAACACCGACTTTATTAATTTGtcagaagtaaaaaaaaaaaaatacgaaaaaGTAAAAAGCCAGGTGGTTTGCCCCAAAACGCGCCACGTCCTCTGAAGTTCCACGCGTAAACATTTCGGTCGGCAAGTCTCGAGCAGCCACGTCTGCTCAGAGTGGCCACGTGTCTTGCCACGGATCACACTCCCAACCCCCCACGACAAAAGCCATGTCACCGGAGCACTTCATAAAGGACAAAACCGCCAACGTTCGTCCGCCGTGGAACCCGAGTCAACGTAGTTAGCAAGCGCGCCATCGAAGGTAAAAATGAGCCAGGACCAGCCGCGGAGGCCGGAGCAGGGCCAAGCCGGCCGCGAGCCCATCAAGTACGGCGACGTCTTCCCCGTCTCCGGCGACCTCGCCTCGAAGCCCGTCGCGCCGCAGGATGCGGCGATGATGCAGACCGCCGAGACCGTGGTCTTTGGCCAGACCCAGAAGGGCGGCCCTGCCGCCGTAATGCAGTCCGCTGCCACCAGGAACGCACGGGCCGGTCTGGTTGGCCACCGCGACGCGACGGATGTCGCCGCAGACCAGGGCGTCACCGTCACGGAGGCCAACGTCCCCGGCCAGCGAATAGTCACTGAATCGGTGGCGGGACAGGTTTTCTATCACATATCCACTTGCCTTTTACCACGAAAGTGATGGAACCGACGATGCGCAGGGATCACACATGAGTCGGTGCAACATGGAATGGTAATCAAATCTCACAGTTTCTGTTGTGATCAGGTTGTTGGGCAATACGTCGAACCCAAGCCGGTGCAGCACGTGGCACCGGCAGCCGTGGTGGAGCAGGGCACGCTCACCATCGGCGAGGCCCTCGAAGCGGCAGCCCAGACGGTGGGAGACAAGCCGGTGGATCAGGGCGATGCGGCGGCGATTCAGGCAGCGGAGGTTAGGGCGACTGGCAGCAATGTCATAAGTCCCGGGGGCCTAGCCGCTTCCGCTCAGTCCACGGCGGCTCACAACGAGCGGGTCGACAGGGATGAGGACAAGATCAAATTGGGTGCCGTCTTGACGGTAATGTTCAAGAGCTTTAGGCGAAAGAAATTGACGCGATATACTTAGTAGGCACGCTAGTGTCGGAGAAATAAATCAAAGGGTAATTCACATGTGGAATAATCCGTATTAGTAATGAAGAAGGTTCGTGTTTGTTTCCCCCTGTAGGGTGCGACGGACAAGCTGCCGGCCGACAAGGTGGCGACGAGGCAAGATGCCGAAGGGGTGGCGAGTGCGGAGCTGAGGAACAACCCGACCTGGTGACTCAGCCGGGTGGCGTGGCGGCctcggtcgccgccgccgcccgactCAACGAAGCTGTCAACCTTTGAGACTAAGGGTTCGGAGAGGAAGCTTTGCGACTTTTGACGAAATGGGTTCGTgcgttttgttttcttttggtgtttTTCCTTCGTTCTTTGGGAAGTGAAGCGGCTCGATGTAGATGTCGGATGCAACATCTATCCGCCTGGGATGGTGTTTTTTTGGGGGAACTTTTTGCTTCCTCTGTTATCTTTGTTTCAATTGCAGTCTTTGTATTCAATCTGCAAGCGTTCGTTCATCCTCATTCTGAATATGATATTAAGCAACTCAAAGGGGAACTGGTAAATCGAACTTAGCTCCTAGCCTCATAAGAGAAAAACTAATAAGTCAAATAAGTTAAACAAGCAAAGAATTGCAAATCTatataaaatttgataaatttaaggcATTTGTGAGAGATACAAAAGTTGGTAAACGACAATAATATTccataaattagaaaatttaaataaaggtCCATGAGTAACTCAAATAAAGATCGATAAATTTATATAAGTGTTGTTCAGTTAGTAAGTTACcgataaattatataaaaattagattgctgGGAAGTTTATCATTAGGGCTTTATACTCACaaactattttagaaatttacaaGCGCATAGAGAACATTCTGAGCTCCAATCACACGACAATTTTCGACTCCCTTTGCTTACGCTAGACTTCCGAGCACTTCGACTTGAGTTGATCCCCAATCGAATTTTGCTCAAGATCGAAGCACAAGCACGGACGAGCGTGACCTCTTTCCATATGCTGAATTATTGCAGAAGATGTTTACTGTGGAGCCGGACATCTACCTACCCCTGTAGCAAATCGCGTACCGCGTGCAGTAATTCTGAATATTCAACGTCGCAGCTGAATTATCTCTTCGGTGTCGACATGCATGCCGCAAGAGTTCTGTCGCCAGCGACGGAAGCGGTACCGTCTCCACTGTGCTCGTGCCCATATGCGCGCGAGACGTTCAGGGTACGCACGTGAAGCAATATTCCGGTGCGAGAAAGATCGTTCGCACAGTGCGCAGTTACTGGCTTTCCATGAATGCGGTCATCCGTCACATAGAATACGCCCTTTTCGAATGGCAACTTCTTCTTATTCAGGAGCCTCTTTGGCGTGCGAAATGTGAGTATGGTGGGGCGGGGCGGTCATTGATAATTCTGACTTCCTCTTATGGTTTTGGGAGATGATTAGT
This region of Eucalyptus grandis isolate ANBG69807.140 chromosome 8, ASM1654582v1, whole genome shotgun sequence genomic DNA includes:
- the LOC104414796 gene encoding uncharacterized protein LOC104414796, with the translated sequence MAAKGACLNHVSRESSDIRRLAEFYKEILGFEEVETPDFGFKVIWLSLPSTGFFLHLIERLPEARLPEGPYSASSPTVDPKYLPRGHHVCFSISNFDSFVQTLKEKGIETFQRALPNGKVKQIFFFDPDGNGVEVASREDP
- the LOC104414797 gene encoding late embryogenesis abundant protein D-34, with amino-acid sequence MSQDQPRRPEQGQAGREPIKYGDVFPVSGDLASKPVAPQDAAMMQTAETVVFGQTQKGGPAAVMQSAATRNARAGLVGHRDATDVAADQGVTVTEANVPGQRIVTESVAGQVVGQYVEPKPVQHVAPAAVVEQGTLTIGEALEAAAQTVGDKPVDQGDAAAIQAAEVRATGSNVISPGGLAASAQSTAAHNERVDRDEDKIKLGAVLTGATDKLPADKVATRQDAEGVASAELRNNPTW